One Mycolicibacterium sarraceniae genomic window carries:
- a CDS encoding flavin monoamine oxidase family protein, translated as MPNQQDIDADVVIVGAGLSGMIAARKLLEARLTPVVLEADDRVGGRILTEEVMPGLPVELGAQWIGDTHERMFALAAELGVETYPQFDDGETSYDLVGSGVLRESEFHSRFAGELAELERVLRRLDELATEVPVETPWLAPQAAEWDAITAGAWYDAQGLSPVARTLLEICTVGILAVPTAEVSFLHLLFTIQTCGVTSELFAESEGGAQTTRFVGGTSEIPRRLAALIADRIVLNAPVQLIEHSADTVTVSCRGGLVARGRRVIVAISPTLAGRIMYDPPLSGIRDQLTQRLPNGSSMKAFFIYDEPFWRADGFNGQLISDVGPARMSNDTCLPRDDHGVILMFLEGDQARTFGRLPLAERRAALTAELVRHYGSKAAKPEFYVDGEWSDRQWTRGCYNANLGPHVWTSYGAALSAPIGVIHWASTDTATYWSAYLEGAVDAGERAAQAIIDELAG; from the coding sequence ATGCCGAATCAGCAGGACATCGACGCGGACGTCGTGATTGTGGGTGCGGGGCTTTCGGGGATGATCGCCGCTCGCAAGCTTCTAGAAGCCAGACTGACGCCGGTGGTACTGGAAGCCGACGACCGCGTCGGCGGGCGCATCCTCACGGAGGAGGTCATGCCCGGGCTGCCGGTCGAGCTCGGCGCGCAGTGGATCGGCGATACCCACGAGCGGATGTTCGCGCTGGCCGCCGAACTCGGGGTAGAGACCTACCCGCAGTTCGACGACGGCGAGACGTCGTACGACCTTGTTGGCTCCGGTGTACTGCGGGAGAGCGAGTTTCACTCCCGATTCGCCGGCGAGTTGGCCGAACTCGAGCGGGTGCTGCGCCGCCTGGACGAATTGGCCACCGAAGTTCCGGTCGAAACCCCCTGGCTTGCCCCCCAAGCCGCCGAATGGGACGCCATCACCGCGGGTGCGTGGTACGACGCCCAGGGACTGTCGCCGGTCGCCCGCACCCTGCTGGAGATCTGCACGGTCGGCATCCTGGCGGTGCCCACCGCCGAGGTGTCCTTCCTGCATCTGCTGTTCACCATCCAGACCTGCGGCGTGACCTCGGAGCTGTTCGCGGAATCCGAAGGCGGTGCCCAGACCACCCGGTTCGTTGGCGGAACCAGCGAGATACCGCGCCGATTGGCCGCCCTGATCGCCGATCGCATCGTGCTCAACGCCCCGGTTCAACTGATCGAGCATTCCGCAGACACTGTCACCGTTAGCTGCCGAGGCGGATTGGTCGCGCGCGGTCGGCGAGTCATCGTCGCCATCTCGCCAACGCTCGCCGGCCGGATCATGTACGACCCACCGCTGTCCGGCATTCGGGATCAGCTCACCCAGCGGCTACCGAACGGCTCGTCGATGAAGGCGTTCTTCATCTACGACGAACCCTTTTGGCGTGCAGACGGATTCAACGGCCAGCTCATCTCCGACGTCGGTCCGGCACGGATGTCCAACGACACCTGTCTGCCCCGCGACGACCATGGGGTGATCCTGATGTTCCTCGAAGGCGATCAAGCTCGGACGTTCGGGCGACTTCCCCTAGCGGAACGCCGTGCGGCGCTGACTGCGGAGCTGGTTCGCCATTACGGCAGCAAGGCCGCCAAACCCGAGTTCTACGTCGATGGGGAATGGTCAGATCGGCAATGGACCCGCGGCTGCTACAACGCCAACCTCGGGCCACACGTGTGGACCTCCTACGGTGCCGCGCTCAGCGCGCCGATCGGTGTGATCCACTGGGCGTCAACGGATACCGCGACCTATTGGAGCGCCTACCTGGAGGGTGCCGTCGACGCCGGCGAGCGGGCCGCCCAGGCGATCATCGACGAACTGGCCGGCTGA
- a CDS encoding ABC transporter ATP-binding protein, with product MIRSLIRLIPTNLRGHLSTYAVLTLISVILRAASALLLVPLLATLFGSHPGNAWPWVGALTAVTVGGWVVDMTLARIGFGIGFTLAETTQHAMANRLTETPLRWFTADNTAVARQVIAASAPELVGFVANLLSPFIGALLLPAAITVGLFFVSWQVGVAAAIALPFMLAALAASQRLVRAADAADASAHSALTERLVEFARTQQALRASRRVTAARSQTGAAITTVRGATLRLLLFQIPGQLLFSVASQLALILLASTITALTLRGDLAAPAAVALAIVMVRFLEPFTVLADLSSAMESSRGLLERLNTVTTAPLDEQSRRGAPTRGESRSPRIEFRSVGFGYHDAEVLKDVTFTLEPGSTTAVVGPSGSGKSTILSLIAGLHSPMRGQILVDGADVTDLDPETRRALVSVVFQHPYLFEGTIADNIRAGHPEAGADALHRAMALARVDDIIERLPDGALTKVGEAGTALSGGERQRVSIARALVKPAGVLLIDEATSALDTENAASITQAITDDPRQRTRVIIAHRLDAIRNADQVLFVDDGVIVEQGTIDELNARGGRFAEFWRQQESSAGWQIASEASGRV from the coding sequence ATGATCCGCAGTCTGATCCGGTTGATCCCGACGAACCTTCGCGGGCACCTGAGCACCTACGCTGTGCTGACGCTGATTTCGGTGATCCTGCGCGCGGCGAGCGCGCTGCTGCTGGTGCCGCTGCTGGCGACGTTGTTCGGTTCACACCCGGGGAATGCCTGGCCCTGGGTAGGCGCCTTGACTGCCGTTACCGTCGGCGGCTGGGTTGTCGATATGACCCTGGCGCGCATCGGCTTCGGTATCGGGTTCACACTCGCCGAGACCACCCAGCACGCCATGGCCAACCGGCTCACCGAGACTCCGCTGCGATGGTTCACCGCCGATAACACCGCGGTCGCTCGTCAGGTGATTGCCGCCAGCGCACCCGAGCTGGTCGGCTTCGTCGCCAACCTGCTCAGCCCTTTCATCGGCGCCCTGCTGCTCCCCGCCGCGATCACCGTCGGTCTGTTCTTCGTCTCCTGGCAGGTGGGGGTGGCCGCCGCGATCGCGCTGCCGTTCATGCTCGCCGCGCTGGCCGCCAGCCAGCGACTGGTCCGCGCCGCCGATGCGGCCGACGCCAGTGCACATAGCGCCCTGACCGAACGCCTCGTCGAATTCGCCCGCACCCAGCAGGCGTTGCGCGCCAGCCGTCGGGTCACGGCCGCCCGCAGCCAGACCGGTGCGGCGATCACGACCGTACGTGGAGCGACCCTGCGGCTGCTGCTGTTTCAGATCCCCGGGCAACTGCTGTTCAGCGTGGCCAGCCAGCTCGCGCTCATCCTGCTGGCCTCCACCATCACGGCGCTGACGTTGCGGGGCGACCTCGCTGCCCCCGCCGCGGTGGCGCTGGCAATTGTTATGGTGCGCTTCCTCGAGCCCTTCACGGTGCTGGCCGATCTGTCCAGCGCCATGGAGTCATCGCGCGGGCTGCTGGAGCGCCTGAACACCGTCACCACCGCACCCCTTGACGAGCAGTCGCGTCGCGGCGCACCGACGCGGGGCGAATCACGCTCACCCCGTATCGAATTCCGGTCAGTCGGCTTCGGCTATCACGACGCCGAGGTACTCAAGGATGTCACCTTCACTCTCGAACCGGGAAGCACCACAGCGGTTGTCGGGCCGTCGGGCTCAGGCAAGAGCACGATCCTGTCGCTGATCGCCGGGCTGCACAGCCCGATGCGGGGACAGATCCTCGTCGACGGTGCCGACGTGACCGATCTCGACCCCGAGACCCGGCGGGCGCTGGTCAGCGTGGTCTTCCAGCATCCGTATCTGTTCGAGGGAACGATCGCCGACAACATCCGGGCCGGGCATCCCGAGGCCGGTGCCGACGCCCTGCACCGAGCCATGGCACTGGCTCGCGTCGATGACATCATCGAGCGGCTGCCCGACGGTGCGCTGACCAAGGTCGGCGAGGCCGGCACCGCACTGTCGGGGGGTGAACGCCAACGCGTCAGCATTGCCCGCGCTCTGGTCAAGCCGGCCGGAGTGCTGCTGATCGACGAGGCCACCAGCGCGCTGGATACCGAGAACGCGGCGTCGATCACGCAGGCGATCACAGACGATCCGCGCCAGCGCACCCGGGTCATCATCGCGCACCGGCTCGACGCCATCCGCAACGCCGACCAGGTTCTGTTCGTCGACGACGGGGTGATCGTCGAACAGGGCACCATCGACGAACTCAACGCCCGCGGTGGACGATTCGCCGAGTTCTGGCGTCAACAGGAGTCCAGCGCCGGCTGGCAGATCGCCTCGGAGGCCTCTGGCCGGGTATGA
- the gluQRS gene encoding tRNA glutamyl-Q(34) synthetase GluQRS, with amino-acid sequence MSSPPSGAGRFAPSPSADLHIGNLRTAVLAWLFARSTGRRFLIRIEDLDDRTHDDVARQQLTDLAAIGVTWDDQPQWQSRQRQRYDAVIVRLADQGLAYECYCSRKDILSAPRAPHAPEGAYPGTCRELSDAERATKRETGRPPALRLRAEADEYTVTDLVHGSYTGVVDDFVVRRGDGVPAYNLAVVVDDALSGIDQVVRGDDLLSSSPRQSYLANLLGYPQPVYAHVPLVINAEGKRMAKRDGAVTLAELGVAEAFGLITKSLSWPAADMADLLRQFDPAALPRQPWIYQPA; translated from the coding sequence GTGAGCAGCCCACCGTCGGGCGCGGGCCGGTTCGCCCCCAGCCCGTCTGCCGATCTGCATATCGGCAACCTGCGCACCGCCGTGCTCGCCTGGCTGTTCGCCCGCTCGACGGGGCGCCGCTTCCTGATCCGGATCGAGGATCTCGACGACCGCACTCACGATGATGTGGCTCGCCAGCAGCTGACCGATCTGGCCGCCATCGGTGTCACGTGGGATGACCAGCCGCAGTGGCAGTCCCGGCAGCGGCAGCGCTACGACGCGGTGATCGTTCGCCTGGCCGACCAAGGCCTAGCCTACGAATGTTATTGCAGCAGAAAAGATATCCTCAGCGCGCCGCGTGCGCCGCACGCCCCGGAGGGCGCCTATCCCGGCACCTGTCGCGAGTTGAGTGACGCCGAACGCGCCACCAAGCGCGAGACCGGCCGGCCACCCGCACTGCGGCTGCGCGCCGAGGCGGACGAGTACACGGTCACCGATCTGGTGCACGGCAGCTACACCGGCGTGGTCGATGATTTCGTTGTGCGCCGCGGGGACGGTGTCCCGGCCTACAACCTGGCCGTCGTCGTCGACGATGCGCTCTCCGGCATCGATCAGGTGGTCCGTGGTGACGACCTGTTGTCGTCCTCCCCCCGCCAGTCGTACCTGGCCAACCTCCTCGGCTATCCGCAGCCGGTCTATGCCCACGTGCCGCTGGTCATCAACGCCGAAGGAAAACGGATGGCCAAACGCGACGGGGCGGTCACCCTGGCCGAACTCGGGGTCGCCGAGGCCTTCGGATTGATCACCAAGTCGTTGAGCTGGCCGGCTGCCGATATGGCCGACCTGCTGCGACAGTTCGACCCCGCCGCGCTCCCCCGCCAGCCGTGGATATATCAACCCGCTTGA
- a CDS encoding ABC transporter ATP-binding protein/permease, whose translation MGRGIGGAMLRGFGGRDHVATVEETARIAPHCVRITMFSPTVFSDVSAGPTAWLRFWFPDPAGGKTEFQRAYTLIWADPDSGRFAVDVVLHEPAGPACAWAARAKPGMTIPVVSLGSTRFEVPEELPAGFLLIGDSASIPAINSIVAALPRDVDIEVYLERHCADDELIPLAEHPRRRLHWVTRTDDTSLAAAIEDRDWSNWTAWAGPEAGALKHLRKRLKDTFGFPKTELKAQAYWTRGREMGSSRDDDAPTPTAQAPADSPTTPTPPTVTRGKWRSQGGKDLLAPVKSQLIVAGVLQALLTLLQLAPFVVLVELAQQLLSDADHSRIWNTVTLFVVLLTTGTTLGAVLVLWLHVVDMRFSTQVRRRLLDKLARMPLGWFTDRGSGSVKKLIQDDTLSLHYLVTHAVCDAVAAVVAPIAVLVYLFSVDWAMALILFLPILVYIVTTWTMVYQSGPKIAEASKWAERMNGESAAFLEGQPVIRVFGGAAASSFRRQLDDYIAFLNEWQRPFTGKKTFMDLVTRPSTFLWLIVTSGTAFVVAGWTTPAALLPFLVLGTTFGSRLLGIGYGLGGIREGTQAAKRIAVTLDETELGTQQDAAASPAASGVTFEGISFGYRPGLPVIHDVSLALNPGTVTALVGPSGSGKSTLAALLARFHDVDSGAIRIDGRDIRSLTPDELYTRVGFVFQDVQLVAATVGDNIALARPDASAAEVENAARNAQIHERILRLPNGYDTILGADNQLSGGEKQRLTIARALLADTPILILDEATAFADPESEYLVQQALSTLIQNRTVLVIAHRLHTITGTDQIVVLDHGQIAETGTHTELLANDGRYRRLWDSRVTREAAR comes from the coding sequence ATGGGACGAGGCATCGGAGGGGCGATGCTGCGCGGCTTCGGCGGGCGCGATCACGTGGCGACCGTCGAGGAAACCGCCCGCATCGCGCCGCACTGCGTCCGGATCACCATGTTTTCACCGACCGTATTCTCCGATGTCAGCGCCGGTCCGACCGCCTGGCTTCGGTTCTGGTTTCCCGATCCGGCCGGCGGAAAGACCGAGTTCCAGCGGGCTTACACGCTCATCTGGGCCGATCCCGACAGCGGGCGTTTCGCCGTCGACGTCGTGCTGCATGAGCCCGCCGGCCCGGCTTGCGCCTGGGCGGCCAGGGCCAAGCCCGGCATGACCATCCCGGTGGTCTCACTCGGGTCGACCCGGTTCGAAGTACCCGAGGAACTGCCGGCCGGTTTCCTGCTCATCGGCGACTCCGCCTCGATCCCGGCGATCAACTCCATCGTGGCGGCGCTACCGCGCGACGTCGACATCGAGGTGTACCTCGAGCGCCACTGCGCCGACGACGAGCTCATCCCACTGGCCGAACATCCGCGACGCCGACTGCACTGGGTGACCCGGACCGACGACACCTCGCTGGCCGCCGCCATCGAAGACCGGGATTGGTCGAACTGGACCGCATGGGCCGGTCCCGAAGCCGGCGCGCTCAAACATCTCCGCAAGAGATTGAAGGACACGTTCGGGTTCCCCAAGACCGAGCTGAAGGCTCAGGCGTATTGGACGCGGGGCCGCGAGATGGGCAGCAGCCGCGACGACGACGCACCAACGCCTACCGCGCAGGCCCCCGCAGACAGCCCGACCACACCGACACCACCTACCGTCACCAGGGGCAAGTGGCGTTCGCAGGGCGGCAAGGACCTGCTGGCACCAGTGAAATCACAGCTGATCGTCGCGGGTGTGCTGCAGGCCCTACTCACCCTGCTCCAGCTGGCCCCCTTCGTGGTGCTGGTCGAGCTCGCTCAACAGTTGCTCAGCGACGCAGACCACTCCCGAATCTGGAACACCGTCACGCTGTTCGTGGTGCTGCTGACCACCGGTACCACGCTGGGCGCAGTCCTGGTCTTGTGGCTGCACGTGGTCGATATGCGGTTCAGCACGCAAGTGCGGCGGCGTCTGCTGGACAAGCTCGCGCGAATGCCGTTGGGGTGGTTCACCGATCGAGGCTCGGGCTCGGTCAAGAAACTCATCCAAGACGACACCCTGTCACTGCACTACCTGGTGACCCACGCGGTCTGCGACGCCGTCGCCGCGGTGGTCGCCCCGATCGCGGTGCTGGTGTACCTGTTCTCCGTCGACTGGGCGATGGCCCTGATCCTATTCCTGCCCATCCTGGTCTACATCGTGACGACCTGGACGATGGTGTACCAGAGCGGCCCGAAGATCGCCGAGGCGTCAAAGTGGGCCGAGCGGATGAACGGCGAATCGGCGGCCTTCCTGGAGGGCCAGCCCGTGATCCGGGTGTTCGGCGGTGCCGCCGCGTCGTCATTCCGCCGTCAGCTCGATGACTACATCGCCTTCCTCAACGAATGGCAGCGACCGTTCACCGGCAAGAAGACCTTTATGGATCTGGTCACCCGGCCCTCGACGTTCCTGTGGCTGATCGTGACGTCGGGCACCGCGTTCGTCGTCGCCGGCTGGACCACTCCAGCCGCGCTGCTGCCATTCCTGGTGCTGGGCACCACGTTTGGCAGCCGTCTGCTGGGTATCGGCTACGGCTTGGGCGGCATCCGCGAGGGCACGCAGGCGGCCAAACGCATCGCGGTGACGCTCGACGAGACCGAGCTGGGCACTCAACAGGACGCGGCAGCGTCCCCCGCGGCCAGCGGCGTGACGTTCGAGGGCATCAGCTTCGGGTATCGCCCGGGGCTGCCGGTCATCCACGATGTGAGCCTGGCGCTGAACCCCGGAACGGTCACTGCCCTGGTCGGTCCGTCCGGGTCGGGTAAGTCGACCCTCGCGGCGCTGCTGGCGCGGTTCCACGATGTGGACAGCGGCGCGATCCGCATCGACGGCCGCGACATCCGGTCGCTGACGCCCGACGAGCTCTACACGAGAGTCGGATTCGTGTTCCAGGATGTGCAGCTCGTGGCGGCCACCGTTGGCGACAACATCGCGCTCGCCCGTCCCGACGCCAGCGCTGCCGAGGTCGAGAACGCCGCGCGCAACGCTCAGATCCACGAGCGAATCCTGCGTCTGCCCAACGGGTACGACACGATCCTCGGGGCCGACAACCAGCTGTCCGGTGGCGAGAAGCAACGCCTCACGATCGCCCGCGCGCTGCTCGCCGACACCCCGATCCTCATCCTCGACGAGGCCACCGCATTCGCCGATCCGGAGTCGGAATACCTTGTGCAACAGGCACTGAGCACCCTCATCCAGAACCGCACGGTGCTGGTGATCGCACACCGGCTGCACACCATCACCGGCACCGACCAGATCGTGGTCCTCGACCACGGCCAGATCGCCGAGACCGGCACCCACACCGAGCTCCTCGCCAACGACGGTCGCTACCGCCGGCTGTGGGACAGCCGAGTGACCCGTGAGGCCGCCCGATGA
- a CDS encoding transporter substrate-binding domain-containing protein has protein sequence MIAAVLLGGCGSKPDGGAPLSCGVLRVGTEGAYAPFSFQDPATGQLAGHDVDVAISEKYLKANATGAPADAAHRSV, from the coding sequence TTGATCGCGGCCGTGCTGCTCGGCGGTTGCGGCTCGAAGCCCGACGGCGGCGCTCCGCTGTCCTGCGGTGTCCTGCGGGTCGGCACCGAGGGCGCCTACGCACCGTTCAGCTTCCAGGATCCCGCGACCGGGCAACTCGCCGGCCATGACGTCGACGTCGCCATCTCGGAGAAATATCTGAAGGCCAATGCCACCGGGGCGCCGGCAGACGCCGCCCACCGGTCGGTGTGA
- a CDS encoding MMPL/RND family transporter, with product MTPPSSLRDPRALPRWIRRLAIPIILGWLGIVVVSSIAVPPLETVAQMRSVPMSTPDAPSAQAMEQLGRAFGESESDSVVMIVLEGDQPLGPDAHHYYDTVIAKLRADPSHVTNVQDFWSDPLTEAAAQSADGKAIYVQLNLAGNMGTTQSNESVAAVRKAVTDTPAPAGIKTYVTGPAALQSDIEAAGGHSMAKIALVSFAVIIAILLFFYRSIVTVVLLIATVLIQVAAARGIVAALAYYHVIGLSTFAVNLLVSLAIAAGTDYAIFLVGRYQEARQAGADREAAYYEMFNGTAPVVLGSGLTIAGASYCLSFTRLPFFQSLGPPCAAGIVAGVAVALTLGPAVVTVGSRFGLLEPKRTMRIRMWRKIGAATVRWPGPILIGSLAIVLLGLAALPGYRTSYNDTRYIPQDIPANEGFQAADRHFSQARMTPEILLVQADHDLRNPADFLVIDKIAKSVFRVPGIARVQTITRPDGMPIAHTSLPFLVSMQNVGMIQNMKLMKDRMSDMKHQADEIGITVATMKRMYDLMSRMTGVTHDMVGQTTELQGIIHELRDRIADFDDFYRPIRNYLYWEPHCYNIPLCWSTRSIFDTMDGVDEMTAGTDKLIASMGELDRLLPEMLATVPPMITTMQNMQQMMLTTYSTMSGMWNQLEELSQNSTAMGKAFDDAKNDDSFYLPPDVFDNPDFQRGMKSFVSPDGKSVRFIISHRGDAASLEGISHVEPIKVAAIEAVKATPLEDATISLAGTAATFKDMADGSKYDLLIAGIAALCLIFMIMVVMTRSLVAALVIVGTVLVSLGAAFGLSIILWQYILGIELHWLVQAMAVIALLAVGSDYNLLLVARFKEELPGGIKTGIIRAMGGTGSVVTVAGLVFAATMSSMVVSDLRIIGQIGTTIGLGLLLDTLVVRSFMTPAIAALLGRWFWWPINVIRPRPSRTAPATTETSVGPLS from the coding sequence ATGACACCGCCGTCATCGCTGCGCGATCCCAGGGCGCTGCCGCGCTGGATTCGGCGACTGGCCATCCCGATCATCCTCGGCTGGCTGGGCATCGTCGTCGTATCCAGCATCGCGGTGCCGCCTCTCGAAACGGTGGCGCAGATGCGGTCGGTGCCGATGAGCACACCGGATGCCCCGTCGGCACAGGCGATGGAACAGCTGGGCCGGGCCTTCGGCGAGTCCGAGTCGGACAGCGTCGTGATGATCGTGCTGGAAGGCGATCAACCGCTGGGGCCGGACGCGCACCACTACTACGACACCGTCATTGCGAAGCTGAGGGCTGATCCCTCTCACGTCACGAACGTCCAGGACTTCTGGAGCGATCCACTGACCGAGGCGGCGGCGCAGAGTGCCGACGGCAAAGCCATCTACGTTCAGCTGAACCTCGCCGGCAACATGGGTACGACCCAGTCCAATGAGTCGGTGGCCGCGGTGCGCAAGGCGGTGACAGATACGCCTGCGCCGGCCGGAATCAAGACCTATGTAACTGGACCTGCTGCGCTGCAGTCGGATATCGAGGCTGCCGGCGGACACAGCATGGCCAAGATCGCGCTGGTGAGCTTCGCCGTGATCATCGCGATCCTGCTGTTCTTTTACCGCTCGATCGTGACCGTGGTGCTGCTGATCGCGACGGTGTTGATCCAGGTGGCGGCGGCGCGCGGCATCGTGGCCGCATTGGCCTATTACCACGTCATCGGATTGTCGACATTCGCCGTCAATCTGCTTGTCTCGCTGGCGATCGCCGCCGGCACCGACTACGCGATCTTCCTCGTCGGCCGTTACCAGGAAGCGCGCCAGGCCGGTGCGGACCGCGAGGCCGCCTACTACGAGATGTTCAACGGCACGGCCCCGGTGGTGCTGGGATCCGGCCTCACCATTGCCGGCGCGTCGTACTGCCTGAGCTTCACCCGACTGCCCTTCTTCCAGTCGCTGGGTCCACCGTGCGCGGCCGGTATCGTCGCCGGTGTCGCCGTCGCGCTGACACTGGGCCCCGCCGTCGTGACGGTCGGCAGCCGGTTCGGGCTGCTGGAACCCAAGCGCACCATGCGGATCCGGATGTGGCGCAAGATCGGCGCGGCGACCGTGCGCTGGCCTGGCCCGATCCTCATCGGGTCGCTGGCCATCGTCCTGCTCGGGCTCGCAGCGCTGCCCGGATACCGCACCAGCTACAACGACACTCGATACATCCCTCAGGACATTCCCGCCAACGAGGGCTTTCAGGCCGCCGACCGCCACTTCAGCCAGGCTCGGATGACTCCCGAGATTCTGCTGGTCCAGGCCGACCACGATCTACGAAACCCGGCCGATTTCCTCGTGATCGACAAGATCGCCAAGTCAGTCTTCCGGGTTCCCGGTATCGCACGGGTGCAGACGATCACCCGGCCCGACGGTATGCCCATTGCCCACACGTCGCTCCCATTCCTGGTCAGCATGCAGAACGTCGGCATGATCCAAAACATGAAGCTGATGAAGGACCGGATGTCCGACATGAAGCATCAGGCCGACGAGATAGGCATCACTGTCGCCACGATGAAGCGCATGTACGACCTGATGTCCAGGATGACCGGCGTGACGCACGATATGGTCGGCCAAACGACCGAGCTGCAGGGCATCATCCACGAGTTACGGGACCGGATAGCCGATTTCGACGATTTCTATCGGCCGATCCGCAACTACCTGTACTGGGAACCGCACTGCTACAACATCCCGCTGTGTTGGTCCACCCGATCGATATTCGACACGATGGACGGCGTCGACGAGATGACCGCCGGCACGGACAAGCTCATTGCCAGCATGGGCGAATTGGACCGGCTCTTGCCGGAGATGCTCGCCACCGTCCCGCCGATGATCACCACCATGCAGAACATGCAGCAGATGATGCTGACGACCTACAGCACCATGTCGGGCATGTGGAACCAGCTCGAAGAGCTGAGCCAGAACTCGACGGCCATGGGCAAGGCGTTCGACGACGCCAAGAACGACGACTCCTTCTATCTGCCGCCGGATGTGTTCGACAATCCCGACTTCCAGCGCGGAATGAAGAGTTTCGTGTCGCCGGACGGTAAGTCAGTGCGGTTCATCATCTCGCATCGCGGTGATGCCGCCTCGCTCGAAGGCATTTCACATGTCGAGCCGATCAAGGTCGCGGCGATCGAAGCCGTCAAGGCCACCCCGCTGGAGGATGCCACGATCTCGCTGGCGGGTACCGCGGCCACCTTCAAGGACATGGCCGACGGTTCCAAATACGATCTGCTGATCGCGGGAATCGCCGCCCTGTGCCTGATCTTCATGATCATGGTGGTGATGACGCGCAGCCTGGTCGCGGCGCTGGTGATCGTCGGTACCGTCCTGGTGTCGTTGGGCGCGGCCTTCGGACTGTCAATCATTCTCTGGCAGTACATCTTGGGCATCGAGCTGCATTGGCTGGTGCAGGCGATGGCAGTGATCGCTCTGCTCGCGGTGGGCTCGGACTACAACCTCCTGTTGGTCGCCCGCTTCAAGGAGGAGCTGCCCGGGGGCATCAAAACCGGCATCATCCGCGCGATGGGCGGCACCGGCAGCGTCGTCACGGTAGCCGGGTTGGTCTTCGCCGCCACCATGTCGTCGATGGTCGTCAGCGATCTGCGCATCATCGGCCAGATCGGCACCACGATCGGGCTGGGCCTACTGCTGGACACCCTCGTGGTGCGGTCCTTCATGACACCGGCGATCGCCGCGCTGCTGGGCCGGTGGTTCTGGTGGCCGATCAACGTCATCCGACCCCGGCCCTCGCGGACCGCGCCAGCCACAACCGAGACGTCCGTTGGGCCGCTGAGCTAG
- a CDS encoding MmpS family transport accessory protein, whose amino-acid sequence MKILAVARRAWIPLLLVVVLAVGVLAVSRVRGIFGSHQLRTYAGSMSDEKRKSDPKRVVYQVFGPPGTVADINYLDDSGTPHQVNGATLPWSVEIVTNAPAMAGNVLAQGNSDSIGCRITADGEVKMERTADAVSAYIYCFVKSA is encoded by the coding sequence ATGAAGATTCTTGCTGTTGCGCGGCGGGCGTGGATTCCGCTGCTGCTCGTGGTGGTACTCGCTGTCGGCGTTCTCGCGGTGTCGCGAGTGCGCGGGATCTTCGGTTCCCATCAGCTTCGGACCTACGCCGGCAGCATGTCCGACGAAAAACGCAAGTCGGATCCCAAACGCGTTGTCTACCAGGTCTTCGGTCCGCCAGGAACGGTCGCCGACATCAACTATCTGGATGACAGCGGGACCCCGCACCAGGTCAACGGGGCAACGTTGCCGTGGTCGGTGGAGATCGTCACCAACGCACCCGCGATGGCGGGAAATGTTCTGGCGCAAGGAAACAGCGATTCGATCGGGTGCCGCATCACCGCCGACGGAGAGGTCAAGATGGAACGGACCGCGGATGCGGTGAGCGCCTACATCTATTGCTTTGTGAAGTCGGCATGA